The DNA sequence CTCCTTCAGTCCACTGTAAAAACAGACATGGAACATAACAATTTATGGACGAAACACTGCTTTTGCCGTACTAACATGTCGGAAAACAATCCGATTTGAATGTTTGTTCAATACATTTGGGAATAATATTTCAAATGACTACTGAAGATGTCCCATGTACAAAACATGAAGATGACAAAATTGCCAAACAATCAGCTGGTTGAGATTTGGGGGAAAAACTTGGCACTATAGATCACTCTGTCTCAAACTAGATTGCTTTGAAGGAAAACAATCAGAGAATCATAAGGTTGAAGTAAACAACTCCTTTCAATATACAcccacctctgtctctgtctgaggaGGCAGAGTGTTGTGCTGTGGGGAGAGGCCTCCTCTGTGCTGCAGCAGCTCTGTTGAGGCCTGTTCATCCAcaactgacagactgactgtccTCCTCAGACCAGCACTCCCTAACCTGTGACCTGCCCTCTGGTTATGGGTCACTGAGTGCGTTGAGGGTAGTGAAGCCATGTGACACTGCTGTCGTGACACGGCGTCTCTGCCTCCATGCCTCAGGACCTGCCGCCTGCCACTTGTGTCTGTCCTCCGCAGTGCCTGCTCCACTTTTCGGTGCATGACCACAGCAAGCTCCCTGTGCCCCTGAGCCCTGGTCCTGAGGCAGAgcgacagggaggaagaggagcagaaggatggcggagagaggacaggagagcatggaggagaggtagaggggagtccatcctcctccctgattGAAGTTGAGACAGGATCAATAGCTGTATTACACATGGACACagacggagaggaggaagggagagaagccTCAGAGCTGGTTATCTCCACCCCAGAATCCTCTGCACCCACGTCAGATTTAGACATGGAAGTAGTCCCTGAAAGGGTGAGGGGATGTCCAGAGTCACCCCCTTCCCACTTGTCCTCCAAAGCTAGCCCTTCCTGGCGGTCTGAGATGATGTTGGGGGGTCCACCCTCAGTCACCCAGATCTCCAGAAGATTGCTAAAGCTCATGTACAAATTCATCACAAAAACCCAAAACTtgtcctctccttttcactcttcTTCTCCCCAGAATGGTAGCAGCACGAGGAGGACAAGGAAAAGTATCTGGCTTCGAGAAGCCCACACAGTCTGAAGTGAGTTTGTGAGATAGAATTTAAAACATCCCTGAAGTTCCGCCTATATCCTCATGACATGCCTCGTCATCTATCATCCATCCTGTCACAGCGGTGATGCTGCATGCATGTGGAGGGCTGTTCCCTGGCATATCTCTGTGGTCTGAGTCTGGGAACTATGACTCCCTCTCACCTGAGACCACAACTCCTCCCACCAAACCCCATCAAACTCAGGTATGACAGAAACAAGTCATGACAAAGACAAAGTGATAGCAACACCATGTGTCAGTTAGCTGTTGATGAAACATCCATGTTTTTCCTGAAAAATAAGATGATACTTGTTATGACATTTACAATAATATGTTACACAAGAGGTTTGGCATGTACTGTTGGTGAGTGGGTAGGTGTGACGTACTGTACACTGTAAAGAAATCTAATCTAAAAACTTTTCAGTGTTACCTGAACTTTGCTCCAACATGAGAAAATGTAGAGAAATTCAAAATTCAACTTAAAATAATGTCTTTGTCTCATATTTTCATTCAACTAGAAATGATTATTTGGGCAACTTACCTAAGAAAAGGCTGTGGAACTAGTTAaacacacagtgcttttaacatTGAGTTTGTACATAGATTACAACTCCAGAGGCTGTGACCTATCTGAGTTTAAGCATAGTTTAAGCATAGCCTCTTTACTTATTTTAAATTAGGATTTTCACTATTCGTTTTGTGTCAGTGTACAGGCAGAATCAGTACCTGTAAACAATGATGTGAAATGGAATTTTCACTTTGGAATATGATGTTAAAAAGGAGGAGTACAAATGAGAAGTTTGACCTTTTAGCGATTACTATTTTATTCTACACAAGGAAATATCCCAGCCAATGCTGCAATAATTCACCAGGTGTCGCTATAGACCAGTATACTTTCATGCCACAAACTTGATTACCTTTCAGATATCTAATTTTATTTCAAAATGAATAACTAATTCATAATTTCATGTATTTATCTATTTTCCCATAGGCAAATTTAAGATCTGATAATTAAAATTGGGTGAAACATGTGAGAAAAACAAAACCAGGAGGGTTTGTGTAAAAAAAACACCTGGCTATAGTATcgaaaaataatacaaataataataaaaataataaaataagcCTATTGAATATGTTAAATAACATTTAGAAAGGATAGACTGGGTTGTTTATCCAAATGACACGTGACACCTGTTTGACCATAAGGTGCATGGGAATGTGTGAGGGCGGTGCGTATTTGCCACCTCGGAATGAAGCAACAAgctgtagcctacagtacagtacacaacaacaacaacaagctttAAAATGTTGAGGGCAAAAGGCGAGCAGATAACCTTCACAATGGCAACAATGAAATGACGGAATAATGGATCCTTGCCTTGACCTGGTCTAGACGTTGTCGACATATCTCTGCGCGCAGCCCACATCCTGACAACCATCCGCAAACACTACAAAGTGCGTTTACTGTCAGCCCCCCGGCCCCAGATCTCGAGTCCGGTTCTGAGGTACAGTATGGTCAACATGGAGGAATTCCCCCCAAAATTCAGTAAGGTGCTGGTGACACCTGATCCGCACTACATACCGGGGTAGGTAATTCACACTGCTGCTTTGCTTTTGTATTTGAGCAAATCAATTAAATACTCTAATTAGATGTGTGCAATATTAAGCTTTATTTCTATTACATACATGGTGTGCTATGTATAGGGAAATTACTGCATTCTAGCCTTTTCAATTATGCATTAATGAGTAGGCTATTCGTGCGTAATTCCATAGATTTTATACTTGCGCATACGTTTTCACATGGTTATTTCGCCCTTTCTCTCATTACACATAACATACATTCGGCCTACTATAGGCCTAAGGAATTAACATACACATTTTCAAACCTACACGAAATTTCCTTGAGGAAGAAAGAGCAAGTCAGTGCTCTAGGCCATCACCCATGGCAACGATACCCAGGAAGGTTCAACTCAGAGGCCTAAACTTGCTGACATGAAGGAACACAACACAGCTCAAACTAAATACCTGAGATCCATAGTCAGGCTTTATTGAAATGAAAGGTTACTTTGATATGGACATGGTAATAGGTTTCAATTATTTATACTActgtcaacatgacagagaagaAATCCAGAAAGCCTTGTTTAAAATCTAGTCAGAATCCTCACCACCTCTGTCCACAGGTATGCAGGTTACTGCCCCCAGCTGAAGTACCACCTGGGGAAGACCTACGGCCAGCTGACCGCCAAGCTGCTGTCCTCACCGGAGGTGTCACGCTCGCGTCGCCTGGTCCTCCACACGGGCCGCTTCCcctccacagagacagacacgggcCCACGGGACGAGATCTGGAGGAGCCACCATGGAGAACGCAGGAATCTGGAGAGGATGATACCGGGCTACACTGGTAAACAGACTGTTGCTCAGCTTTCATATATTAAGCAGAACTCCTTCTCTTCTGTAAAGTATGTTTTGCATTGTGTTGAATCTGGTGTCTTTTACAGGCTTTGTTCCCAAAAGCCAGAACTACTTCTCCCGTACGTATGCCGAGACGTGTCGCGAGGCCCTGTCTGAGTTTGACCGGGACCAGCAGAGGGTTCGCCTGGCATCAGCAATACCGCTGGTCAGCAACAGCACCATCTCAGAGTTTAAAGTAACAAGCTCTAATTTTTCGCTCACTTATGCATGCATGCTcgccccacccacacacacagggtcaTCCCTGTTTAATAATCCATGCTGAGATCCTGTGTCAGTGTCATGTATAACTTGTCTAAACGAGGCCAGGTGCACAACCTGGAGAGCACTCCAATCATAGACCACCCACAGATTCAGATCAGTCATgggctagattcaatcagatTGACAATCATATAACGTTGTTTTGGtggtgtcggaggtggaactgcgtcagagctgtcaaatccacaagggGCTCATTGCATTACTGTATCGCAGACACTGCCATTGGATGCAACGAAACCACACCGACTGTAATCCAACAAATCCCATGCACCCGCATTAGAAGTTGattgaattttttatttttaaatcacaATACCATGGGAGAAAATCTCCTTTTATAATCAAAGGTCTGTAGTCTGGGATAGGACTTTGGGTAGGAGCCAGAAGCTTGAATACCTTCTCTATCTCAACCatagtgtctgtctgtcattctaTCTATCCCCTCCAGCCTCGGAGACTGAGCACCCCTCTGACGGCCATCTCTAAAGAGCCAGCCCCCTACAAGACCATGGACCCCTGGAAGCCCAAAGGCTCTCCGTACTTCATGGCAGACAGCAGTCCACACAAGTACTTCATCTCAGGTAGGTACAGTATGCCAAAGGTACCATTTGAAATACCTCATGTGATAGTGTTTGCTTTAGTGTGCAGCACAATCAACTGTATAGGAGTCCCTTTGTATTGACTAGATCTTCCATTTGGGCATGTATTCAGGTTTCACAGGGTACGTGCCCAAATCTCGCTTCTTGATTGGGACGGGCTACCCCATCACCACCAACAAGGCTCTGGTTCAGTTtgggaaggagatgaggagggacccTACCTCCCTGCAACTCCCTGGGGAGGAATCAGGAGCCCTGCCCCCCATCCCCACTGTCTACCCCTCCCACCGGGGACTTCTGCCCTCCTACACCGGCCATGTTCCAGGTGGGCCTTAACTTCTTCAAAACACTACAGTACCAAGCCTCACACACATCTCTGAAATCTCCATATCTACCATCTATGATTATTATAATTGATCATATTATATTATCACATCAAGATCAAGTTTTAATCAAGTCACCTTCAATCTGCCCACAGGATACAAGTTCAGGTACGGCCAGACCTTTGAGAAGCTTACCCACAATGCCCTGGGCTTGAGCGGCGCTCAGAGGAAGATTGAGGCCAGAGCCCAGTAAGGGAGGAACAATTCACCAGACAATCACAAGGACCAGGGTTGAGAACTGAGTGAAGGAATCCTCGGACTTTGAAATAACAGCGTCTGTGAAACAGAAAAACTTTGGTCTGTGGACTATGTACATCCCAGGGTGATAAATAATAATGGCCCACTTTTATTTTGTATGAGCAGAACAACAAGTGAATGTGAAGTACAAGTCACAAGATAACTTATTGATTTATCTTTATTTGCAAAGGTTGATTGTCACAGGGAACTTCCACTCAGAGGGTGCATTCTTCTGAGGTTGTAGGGTTAAGTACAGTTAGGTTGGGGAGGAAAGATGAGAGGGGTTTGATAAACTCACTTTCACATTATTGCAGAGGTTATAATAACCAAGTCATTCCTGTCAAGCAATTTCAAACTTTATTTTACTCCTTAGCTTAGTACTACTGGCCTATCAAAACAGTGTACACCTGAAACACACCATGATAGCTTAATATTGTGAAAACGACACACTCGATTTGGAGACTAACGGTTCCACAATTCTAGAATTTGATTACCTAAATATTTACAAAACTCTACTTCTCTATCATAAAAAAACAATATATTAGGATATTGATGTAGGTAGAAGAACCACACGAAGTATTAGGATTAAATTAGCACCTAATGACTCCTTGAATGTacatatattattttttatacaCATGCACAGAAATCTTACCGTGCTAGTCTGGATTACCTCACAAACATGTATTGACTTTGTCTAGTTGAATATGAAGGCAACCTCATTTTGGAAGATAAGCCACTACAAGGCTGCTGAGTGGCATAATATTTGGCACTAGTTAACATGGCTAGTAAAGATTGCCTTTCTGCATTTTTTTTGTTGACATTCCATTCGCACATAGAACAGACAGGGCATAGGGGTTGGAAGGTAGAGGACAGATTGATACTATTAGGAGAATAGGATGCTACTGTATGGTATGCATGCAGCTCCATTAAATACTAATTGGTTTCTTATGGAGAGTCTGGACTGGTCCACAAGGCTTTCAGATCCTAAGGCAAGACTGTAGCATAGGTGGAGCCTCTCATTGACCACAGTTTGATTGACAGGTGCACAGAGAGAATCTATCGCATGAATCCCAATTCATGACAGATGAACAGAAGCACTTGTAAATATAACTAAACATCGTAGAGTTGTTATTGCCTTAAAATGACATTTGGGTAAATGTATCACCCATGCTCAGACAGTAACAAATGGTCTACTGTGCTTTTCTGACCAGTGTGAGTGTGTTCTAGCTGAGGTGTCTGTGTGTAACACTTTGCACTATAAGACTGACTCAGGATCATGCAGTTGACATTTTTGGTAGTGTATCTTTTcttctccctacccctctccatTGTGGTCCTGGGGCACTAGGTCTATGTTTGGTGTTTCCGGTCAGGCTGTTTCCCTGACCATACTGTATGGGCCAATAGGCCCAGCTGAGAACTGTCCAACTGCAGCCACTGTGAAGGTCTCCTGTAAGACAAGAGAAATACGGTTATTAAGGAGCAACTGTAATAACAACATAGGAACAGGTTAGCCAGAGTTTAGTCATAAATGTTGACCTTTTCTGGGTCTGTGTTCCATTGGGGTTTTTGGGTGCCCTCTGTGTCCTGGCAGGGTGGTCCCTTCCTGATCCAAAGAGCTTGGCCCAGCGTAGCCCTTCCCAGGGTGGGCTATCATCCTGGGGGTCTGCCGTCATCCTGGGGGTCTCTGgacccctttcctccctcctgccctcctgtgaagtcacctcttctctcctcccctccatcctctgcTGAGGCGCAGGGTGGATGACATGCTTGTAAATCTGTCCACATTCCCCCCTCTCCGCGTGGGAAGGTTGTCTCTGCCAACACCCTGGAATAGCGGCTGACCACAGGCTCCTGCTAGACTCACCTACAGGCCTCACCCTCTTCTCCTGACCCATGGCCTTTGAGACCTGGGAGGACCCCTGAAGATGCTGTACCAGCTGGTGTGGTTCACCTGTTGGCCTGCTGTTCTCCCTGGGTCCATCCATAGAGCTGTACGCCCcctgtctgtcttctctgtctcctttcaaCAGGGGACAACTGGTCATGAGAAAAGTGGAGCATGGTGGAGATTGTTCCTCAGAGCAGAGCTGTCTGTTGTGTAGCAGGCGGGGCTCCAGCAGCAGGTTGAGATCAAATGGTAACATGGAGAGAGgctgcagcaggaggaggagctcCTGGAACAGAGGCTGACACTGCCCCTGCGACATGGCGAGGAAACCCCATGGATGGTAGTGATCTTTCACCACctctggggagaggagagtatgAGAGAGGTAAGTTTCAAGAACATCATTTTTTCTAATAACAATTTGGAGAAAAGGAAAAAAAATAGGCCTGTCCATTAATCTAAACACCTTTTTGGTTGTAGAGGTGATTCAGCCAGAATTCCAAGGTCCTCAGGCTAAAAGAGAGAATATAAGTCCTTCATTTTTACAATTATAACATTTCATAAATCAATACACAACATTAGTACACAATGTGATATTCTACTAAAATAGACCATCGGAGACTTGACAGGGACTCACTTGAGCAGGCCCATGATGAAGGCTCGTAGTCTCATACAGTGACTGGTCAGCAGGGAGCACTGCCTCACCTTGGACAGCAAGCTGTGGAGCACCCGGGTGGTAGGGcctgagacaggaacagagaccaTCAAACCACAACCCCCATGTGCAACTAGCCATACCATCATCAGCATCAAACCTACCACAACCCCCCACATAATCATTATCATCACCACCATGCAATTCTGACCTGTGTGAGTGGAGGCCTCCACCACGTTCCAGGCATGGTTGCGTCGCTGACCGATGATCAGGTCCAGTTTGTGGTCCCTGAGACCATCCTGCAGAATGTTCTGGATGGTGGGACACAGATGCTCCAGAACAAGACCACCAATGGTGGTACCTAGCCACATCTGGAGAGAGTGGTACATTATCATATCAATGATCAATATTTACACCGTAATTCTAAAATAATAACACATCTTTATGAGGGTTGATCCATCCTATCAGGACTACTGTCAGCTTTTGTGATTTGTCCGGTTATTCTAGTTCCTTTCCGATTGCTTTTGGCTCAGATGCACTGCACCTTTTCCCCAGGATCTCGACTGGTGCCAAAATGAGCCACGATCAAATCCACTGCCAAGCTCACAGATTTCAGCAGACCTGGAGAAACATGAAAAGGGAAGAAGCCCATTAAGAGTTGTCTCATTTCCTATTCTGCACCATGTGCAGGGGGTTATCAACATACCTGAGGGGACTGACATAAAAGACTATCACATTTTGATTCATTAACCAGAAACATCACACTGAATAAAAAAGGTGTGTGGCTATATGGAGAACCACCAGGAACTATATCAATGTGTTCAggttttatttgtcacacgcaCAAGTACAGTTTAATGCTTAACTTGACAAGCCCTATCCAACAGTAGGGCTTGCAATTCAATATATTAAGAAAGTACAACTaattaaaaaaaaactgaaatacaagAGGAAGCtatacagcagtgtttcccaaccctggtcctccagtacccccaacagcacacattttcaTTGTAGCCCTGAtcaaacacacctcattcaactcattgagggcttgatgaatcaggtgtgcttgtccagggttacaataCAATGTGtaatgttgggggtactggaggaccggagttgggGAAACACTGGTATACATGGTACATTTACAATGTGCATGGGTACTGAACATGATTCATGATTGTGAGGCAGTAAGGGTGGGTCTGGAGAGGACACCAGCAGGTCTGGATGATGGGTGTGACTACATGATCCATGATTGTGAGGCAGTAAGGGTGGGTCTGGAGAGGACACCAGCAGGTCTGGATGATGGGTGTGACTACATGATTCATCCACCATGGtgaaaaaggaggaagggagagtaAGAGATAGAATGCTCTATTGCTATTCTCACccattctctcctttcctctcccttcctctctcattttctctcccttcctccatcttgtCTGGCTCTCTCTAAAATGTCAGGGTACAAATCTTCATGCATATTAAATCTGCCTACAGTGCTCTCCCCTGCCAAGCGGACAGTGCATCACCGTGCAAGCTTTGCTTTCACAAGACAATGTGCAAACAAGCATGTGATTAA is a window from the Oncorhynchus keta strain PuntledgeMale-10-30-2019 chromosome 6, Oket_V2, whole genome shotgun sequence genome containing:
- the LOC118385656 gene encoding uncharacterized protein LOC118385656 → MNLYMSFSNLLEIWVTEGGPPNIISDRQEGLALEDKWEGGDSGHPLTLSGTTSMSKSDVGAEDSGVEITSSEASLPSSSPSVSMCNTAIDPVSTSIREEDGLPSTSPPCSPVLSPPSFCSSSSLSLCLRTRAQGHRELAVVMHRKVEQALRRTDTSGRRQVLRHGGRDAVSRQQCHMASLPSTHSVTHNQRAGHRLGSAGLRRTVSLSVVDEQASTELLQHRGGLSPQHNTLPPQTETEIRENDVCERSYEGLTPGLGYLEHVCRMLEEIARLQMHNQRLQVEMEALREQQESRNSQHSQCDCKAAEDGGRSANERRLNAKDYVEDLACQSFKNNSNVHQHFRQRSASDTRLMMGYLRKAKEESGRQYLSIEDLLEQPKDDKKQEKEEVGNKEQGSRIKTWKLKIGSLRREETTEKTSKPIHSSVEKVSGRRLRQLFKRRKTVPE
- the LOC118385221 gene encoding protein FAM166B-like, with the protein product MVNMEEFPPKFSKVLVTPDPHYIPGYAGYCPQLKYHLGKTYGQLTAKLLSSPEVSRSRRLVLHTGRFPSTETDTGPRDEIWRSHHGERRNLERMIPGYTGFVPKSQNYFSRTYAETCREALSEFDRDQQRVRLASAIPLVSNSTISEFKPRRLSTPLTAISKEPAPYKTMDPWKPKGSPYFMADSSPHKYFISGFTGYVPKSRFLIGTGYPITTNKALVQFGKEMRRDPTSLQLPGEESGALPPIPTVYPSHRGLLPSYTGHVPGYKFRYGQTFEKLTHNALGLSGAQRKIEARAQ